In the Xanthobacteraceae bacterium genome, ATGGGCGTGCCGGGAGGAAGCTGAAACAGATCGGCGTGCTGGGCGGACAAGCCCGCCGCGCCGAACTCGAAGCGTGACTCCTTCACCTTGATCTTCGCCTGTTCCAGCATCCGGAACACGAAGGTGCCTCCGATCAATTCCTTGATCTTGGCCGCCACCTCTTCGCTGTAGAAAAGATAGTGCAGGCTTACCGGTTCGGAGTTCGCATAGGCGATCTTTTCGTGCTGGAAGACTTTGGTGCCGGGTTTGATTTGCAGGCGCCGCGCGACATCTTCGGGCGCGCGAATTTTACGGTGCGCCAGTTCCTTGACCTGCGGCGTAAATCCGGCGCGGGCAATCTCGTCGCCGATCGAGCGGTCCGATTTCGCGGCAAGCACGCGGTGGATGACGCCCTTTTCCTTGACGAAAACCCCGCGTCCCTGCTCGCCGTTGACCAGGCCTTCGTAGGCGAGATCCTTCAGCGCGCGCCGCACCGAGATCGCGCTGACCCCGAACTCCTCGACCAGGTCGTGAAGGCTTGGCAGCTTTGTATTCGGCGCATAGCGGCCGGACGAAATACGCTCGCGCAATTTATCCGCCACGTCGCGGTACAGAAAATCGCGCCCGCCGTTCCTGGGTTTCCTGTTCTTGCTTTTTGCCGAAGTGACCATGACGAGAATGAGCCGGTTTGACTGTATTGGTATGTTTGTATACAAAGTTTGGCACAGACTGCGCGAGATAAAGCTCCCGCCCATCAATGGATGTTCGTGCGTCGGCGGGCGCTGCTGTGTCAATAGCGGAGTCCTGGAAATCCAGATGGCCGAGAGGCCATCAAAGAACGCTAGGCGAGACAACTCGCCAAAAGGTGAGGGACCAAGGTGAGCAAATCTGTCGTCGAAGCTGTGATCGATCAGGGCATCAATCGTTTTCTCGCGGATGGCGTGCACTATCGCGATCTGATGGATCTGCGTAAGGCCACGCCGGACTGGGCTTCGTGGCCCGCGACATGGTCG is a window encoding:
- a CDS encoding GntR family transcriptional regulator, which encodes MHAIREKTIDALIDHSFDDRFAHLGPSPFGELSRLAFFDGLSAIWISRTPLLTQQRPPTHEHPLMGGSFISRSLCQTLYTNIPIQSNRLILVMVTSAKSKNRKPRNGGRDFLYRDVADKLRERISSGRYAPNTKLPSLHDLVEEFGVSAISVRRALKDLAYEGLVNGEQGRGVFVKEKGVIHRVLAAKSDRSIGDEIARAGFTPQVKELAHRKIRAPEDVARRLQIKPGTKVFQHEKIAYANSEPVSLHYLFYSEEVAAKIKELIGGTFVFRMLEQAKIKVKESRFEFGAAGLSAQHADLFQLPPGTPMGLIYFTPLNEIRTPILTGLTIFRSDRFLFEVDVPH